Proteins from a genomic interval of Candidatus Buchananbacteria bacterium CG10_big_fil_rev_8_21_14_0_10_42_9:
- a CDS encoding DUF1761 domain-containing protein, protein MPNIQINYLAVIFAAVAYMIIGIIWYGPLFGKQWKALVGLSDDDMKKMKMTPLQSMAGGLVAALVMAFVLAHDAFVWSDFFGGGVGRGIFALQLAFWIWLGYVATTQAGSVLWEGRPWKLFFLNASNTLVSLMVMSLIITYLA, encoded by the coding sequence ATGCCAAACATTCAAATTAATTATCTCGCTGTCATATTCGCGGCTGTTGCCTATATGATTATCGGGATTATTTGGTATGGGCCGCTATTTGGCAAACAATGGAAGGCGCTTGTGGGCCTAAGCGACGACGATATGAAAAAAATGAAAATGACCCCACTGCAATCAATGGCGGGCGGATTGGTGGCCGCGCTAGTCATGGCTTTTGTATTGGCTCATGATGCTTTTGTGTGGAGTGATTTTTTTGGAGGCGGCGTAGGTCGAGGTATTTTCGCCTTGCAACTAGCCTTTTGGATATGGCTTGGATATGTCGCCACCACCCAAGCCGGAAGTGTCCTTTGGGAGGGCCGACCATGGAAACTATTTTTTTTAAATGCCTCAAACACTCTTGTTAGCTTAATGGTTATGTCGCTAATTATTACTTACCTAGCCTAG